A stretch of the Halodesulfovibrio aestuarii DSM 17919 = ATCC 29578 genome encodes the following:
- a CDS encoding GPW/gp25 family protein, translating to MYTVDTTTEWRQQYGATSITAILQNVRNILSTTRGTVPLDRTFGIRQTFLDKPQAEAMALFSGEVIAEVEKQEPRVRVLRVEFAPRTSEAADGRLYPVVTLEIKEAA from the coding sequence ATGTACACCGTAGATACCACCACCGAATGGCGCCAGCAGTATGGGGCAACGAGTATTACAGCAATCCTGCAAAATGTTCGGAACATACTTTCCACCACGCGCGGCACTGTACCGCTGGATAGAACCTTTGGTATTAGGCAAACGTTTTTAGATAAGCCGCAGGCAGAGGCTATGGCGCTGTTTTCGGGTGAAGTAATCGCAGAGGTTGAGAAGCAGGAACCACGTGTGCGTGTGCTGCGTGTTGAGTTTGCCCCTCGCACTAGTGAAGCGGCTGACGGGCGGCTGTACCCCGTTGTTACGCTTGAAATTAAGGAGGCAGCATGA
- a CDS encoding phage tail tape measure protein: MAIKQVGFDFVIGSSLNSNFTANMNRTERGLSRIGEAVTSLNKMPALRLGNDLARQSGRISEYRTQLQKAQAELVQLNLQGKEAGEISGLLARKIERTEATIAKVTNAMEREGRSYARNVVKAKQHAGSIAAMRKEYGGLNTALAQAKQRQDAYAASMAKSQKYAEQRKNLKGQIVGTAAMAGAAAAPLVLGEQVAQAKFRLSTAINSDNKNAAMVDAGKQARELSREGLASLTEAYDIQYALNSAGLDAAAARAGSSIVAKVSKVTNGQAESVGEVLATTYNNLGSSLAGTNEEKFARIGDLLTKTQLKFQIKDFGQLGESMKEGSAGLANYNVNLEQGVTLLGVLNSAGLGGSKAGTGMNAVLRQLGKAQKEWNIDLVRGANGQLDMVATLKQVNAALDGMGQDERAQAIQNVFGDEGSKAIVPMLKNLDSLSATVKDVSEGARGVVDSNIANYLKTATPNAAKVTNSLTDLAGVISSAVAPELNMMLDSFASGVNVLADFAREHTGVTKTVTGLVGGLIALKTAALGLGIFRTIMGQGFEFLKRGKLQKGFSGPVPVTVTNSGSLGNSDSGGFGMDGDSDKKKSRKRSDKSRRSKFSRRLGRSKAGRIFGKLSNGRIGNIFSKLANSKVGNMMGNLVNSKAGKFLGKGFRPLSMIMGAGSLVNSLSSGEKVGETVGSMAGGTGGSMAGSAIGAAIGSFILPGIGTAIGGMLGGMGGGMLGDWLGGAAGKQFDGIEQAAESADKVLAPANETKVEMSVTYNIPAGLTEAERNRFMAQKDKELVNTMTDQVNKMHHEQRRRALD; the protein is encoded by the coding sequence ATGGCAATTAAACAAGTTGGTTTTGATTTTGTTATCGGCTCTTCGCTGAATAGCAACTTTACGGCGAATATGAACCGCACAGAACGCGGACTCAGCCGTATTGGTGAAGCTGTTACCAGCTTGAACAAAATGCCTGCGTTACGTCTGGGGAATGATCTTGCGCGCCAGAGTGGACGCATTAGCGAGTACCGTACTCAGCTACAAAAAGCACAAGCAGAACTTGTTCAGTTGAACTTGCAGGGTAAAGAAGCCGGAGAAATTTCCGGCTTGCTTGCCCGCAAGATTGAACGCACAGAAGCAACCATTGCCAAAGTAACAAATGCAATGGAGCGCGAAGGCCGTAGCTATGCCCGCAATGTTGTTAAAGCAAAACAGCATGCAGGCTCCATTGCTGCCATGCGCAAAGAATATGGCGGATTAAATACTGCACTGGCGCAGGCAAAACAAAGACAAGATGCCTACGCCGCAAGCATGGCAAAATCGCAAAAATATGCAGAGCAGCGCAAAAACCTTAAAGGGCAAATTGTCGGAACAGCTGCAATGGCCGGTGCAGCTGCGGCTCCCCTTGTTCTTGGTGAACAAGTAGCACAGGCAAAGTTCCGTTTAAGTACTGCCATCAACAGCGACAACAAAAACGCAGCAATGGTTGATGCGGGAAAGCAAGCGCGTGAATTATCTCGCGAAGGTTTAGCCTCTCTTACAGAAGCGTATGACATTCAATATGCTCTTAACTCTGCGGGACTTGATGCAGCTGCCGCCCGTGCCGGCTCTTCCATTGTTGCCAAAGTTTCCAAGGTAACAAACGGACAAGCTGAATCCGTAGGTGAAGTGCTTGCAACCACATACAACAACTTAGGCAGTTCTCTTGCCGGAACAAACGAAGAAAAGTTTGCCCGCATCGGTGATCTGCTTACAAAGACGCAGCTTAAATTTCAGATTAAAGACTTCGGGCAGCTTGGCGAGTCCATGAAAGAAGGTTCTGCCGGACTTGCGAACTACAATGTAAATCTTGAACAAGGCGTTACCTTACTGGGCGTACTTAACTCCGCAGGGCTTGGTGGCAGCAAAGCTGGTACGGGCATGAATGCAGTTCTGCGTCAGTTAGGAAAAGCGCAAAAAGAATGGAACATTGATTTAGTGCGCGGCGCTAACGGGCAGCTCGATATGGTTGCCACGTTGAAGCAGGTGAATGCTGCGCTCGACGGTATGGGGCAGGATGAACGTGCACAGGCCATTCAAAACGTATTCGGTGATGAAGGCTCAAAAGCTATTGTGCCGATGCTGAAAAATCTCGATTCGCTCTCTGCCACTGTCAAAGACGTTAGCGAAGGTGCCCGTGGCGTTGTTGATTCCAACATTGCCAACTACCTCAAAACCGCAACACCTAATGCCGCCAAGGTTACAAACAGCCTTACTGATCTTGCGGGCGTTATATCCTCTGCCGTTGCTCCAGAATTAAACATGATGCTTGATTCCTTTGCCAGTGGCGTAAACGTACTGGCTGATTTTGCACGCGAACACACAGGCGTAACTAAAACAGTTACCGGCCTTGTGGGTGGCCTTATTGCGCTAAAAACTGCTGCTCTTGGGCTTGGAATATTCCGCACCATTATGGGGCAAGGTTTCGAGTTTTTGAAACGAGGCAAGTTGCAGAAAGGATTTAGCGGCCCCGTTCCCGTTACGGTTACAAACTCCGGTTCGCTGGGTAATTCCGACTCCGGCGGGTTTGGTATGGACGGCGATAGTGACAAGAAAAAGTCCCGCAAACGTAGCGATAAAAGCCGCAGAAGCAAATTTTCACGCAGGCTTGGAAGATCCAAAGCCGGACGCATATTCGGCAAGCTTTCCAATGGGCGTATTGGCAACATATTTAGCAAATTAGCGAACAGTAAAGTCGGCAACATGATGGGCAATCTTGTGAACAGCAAGGCTGGAAAATTCCTCGGTAAAGGCTTTCGTCCTCTCAGTATGATTATGGGCGCAGGCTCTCTTGTTAATTCCCTTTCATCCGGTGAAAAAGTTGGTGAAACCGTTGGCAGTATGGCGGGCGGTACTGGCGGCAGCATGGCTGGTTCTGCCATTGGCGCTGCTATCGGGTCGTTTATTCTTCCCGGCATTGGTACAGCGATTGGTGGCATGCTTGGCGGTATGGGCGGCGGCATGCTGGGGGACTGGCTTGGCGGTGCAGCTGGTAAACAGTTTGATGGCATCGAGCAGGCCGCAGAGTCTGCGGATAAAGTTCTAGCACCTGCCAATGAAACTAAAGTGGAAATGTCCGTCACGTACAACATTCCCGCAGGATTAACCGAAGCAGAAAGAAACCGGTTTATGGCTCAAAAAGATAAAGAACTGGTCAACACTATGACCGACCAAGTTAACAAAATGCACCATGAACAACGGAGACGCGCCCTTGACTAG
- a CDS encoding baseplate assembly protein, translating into MSLPDLTFVDNDPAKIEARMIANFEAITGTKLYPGAPERLLLESTAMEFALIRSEFDHSAKQNLATYAEDEHLDHVSAFVSTKRLDAAYASGPFEFTAEAEHTGIVVPKGSQITPDGKLMFATTEDAGLVAGKTTVTVKAVCETAGSIANGFAAGQINKLVKPIAGIVSVQNTATSMGGANVESNDHLRERALKAPRGFSTAGPVGAYGWWAMSAHQEIAHAVSVSPQPCEIEVYVLMEKGRIPTTEELAQVAAVLSPDKVRPQGDRVQVLAPAQIEYTLNITWYAPSVPKQAALAAEVERIVAEFTQWQRLRLGRDINPSELIHRLRSAGVQNVNVALPAYAAVASTQVAVCTDTTINFGGVQA; encoded by the coding sequence ATGAGTCTTCCCGATCTTACATTTGTCGATAACGACCCTGCAAAGATTGAAGCGCGTATGATTGCAAACTTTGAAGCGATTACAGGTACAAAACTTTACCCGGGTGCGCCTGAACGTCTGTTGCTGGAAAGTACAGCAATGGAGTTCGCGCTGATCCGCAGTGAGTTTGACCATAGCGCAAAGCAGAATTTAGCCACCTATGCAGAAGATGAGCACCTTGACCATGTAAGCGCGTTTGTTTCTACCAAGCGCCTCGATGCGGCTTATGCTTCGGGTCCTTTTGAATTTACGGCAGAGGCAGAACACACAGGCATTGTTGTTCCCAAGGGTTCGCAGATTACACCGGATGGCAAGCTTATGTTTGCCACAACTGAAGATGCAGGACTTGTTGCTGGCAAAACAACAGTAACGGTAAAAGCTGTATGTGAAACAGCCGGCAGCATTGCCAACGGCTTTGCAGCTGGGCAGATCAATAAGCTTGTTAAGCCGATTGCGGGCATTGTTTCTGTACAGAACACCGCCACAAGCATGGGCGGTGCAAACGTGGAAAGTAACGACCACTTGCGAGAACGTGCCCTCAAAGCTCCGCGTGGGTTTAGTACAGCTGGCCCCGTTGGTGCGTATGGCTGGTGGGCCATGTCTGCACATCAGGAAATTGCACACGCCGTTTCAGTCTCTCCGCAGCCGTGTGAAATTGAAGTGTATGTACTTATGGAAAAAGGCCGCATTCCCACCACTGAAGAACTGGCACAGGTTGCCGCTGTTCTTTCTCCGGACAAAGTGCGCCCGCAAGGTGACAGAGTGCAGGTACTCGCGCCTGCACAGATTGAATATACGCTAAATATTACTTGGTACGCGCCATCTGTACCGAAGCAAGCAGCACTTGCCGCAGAAGTTGAACGCATTGTTGCAGAGTTCACCCAGTGGCAGCGCCTGCGCCTTGGACGTGACATTAACCCTTCTGAATTAATTCACCGTTTACGCAGTGCCGGCGTTCAGAATGTGAATGTAGCTTTGCCAGCGTATGCGGCTGTTGCATCCACGCAGGTAGCAGTCTGCACTGACACCACTATCAACTTTGGTGGAGTGCAAGCCTAA
- a CDS encoding phage tail assembly protein codes for MSEPTVNEITLIKPITVDGETISTVSMREAIVSDHLEAADMAGPNASNARYEACLLSQLTDIPFGVFVKMPEANYFKLMQEYQDMGKSQSAPMISDAPVSSSANNPDND; via the coding sequence ATGTCTGAACCTACTGTAAATGAAATTACTTTGATTAAGCCCATCACCGTTGACGGTGAAACTATTTCCACCGTTTCTATGCGCGAGGCCATAGTTAGCGACCACCTTGAAGCTGCGGACATGGCAGGCCCCAATGCTAGCAATGCCCGTTATGAAGCGTGTTTGCTATCGCAGCTGACCGACATTCCCTTTGGCGTGTTCGTCAAAATGCCAGAAGCCAACTACTTCAAGCTAATGCAGGAATACCAAGATATGGGAAAGTCTCAATCAGCGCCGATGATCTCAGACGCGCCTGTCTCGTCTTCTGCAAACAATCCGGACAACGATTAG
- a CDS encoding phage late control D family protein, whose amino-acid sequence MHTRNAYFDITIRSKNVSTQLAPYITSVTWSDAANSTEADSLDIELDNRDGLFSGAWQPTKGDKLTAKLITEHWHSEHERLVVNCGVFEIDETAYKFGGDGDSITLKAISAMVKGAIRREKKSRAWENTTFSAIANKIATQHGFGCVFTGDDVQFTRIEQKSESDIAFIRRLAKEHGHALKLADGKVILMDEAKQDKKPSAGTINKNMVLSVEITDKSTDIYSACEIQYHDAATNETRKYVCKPEGVPTSGQTLKIKTRVESLDAARKKATAALRRKNKFETSGTISCMGNPHFIAGSVCTLGGFGVLNGLYAIEKSTHTTGEGGYTVSLSIRRTVNY is encoded by the coding sequence ATGCATACCAGAAACGCCTATTTCGACATAACCATACGCAGCAAGAATGTTTCTACACAGCTTGCGCCGTACATTACGTCCGTTACGTGGTCGGATGCTGCCAACTCTACCGAGGCGGACAGCTTGGACATTGAACTGGACAACCGAGACGGTCTTTTCTCCGGAGCATGGCAGCCCACTAAAGGCGATAAGCTGACGGCGAAACTCATTACTGAACACTGGCACAGTGAGCATGAACGGCTTGTAGTTAATTGTGGTGTATTTGAAATAGACGAAACAGCCTACAAATTCGGCGGCGATGGTGACTCCATCACGCTTAAAGCTATTTCCGCAATGGTTAAAGGCGCGATCCGCCGCGAGAAGAAAAGCCGCGCATGGGAGAACACCACCTTTTCTGCCATAGCAAACAAGATTGCTACCCAGCACGGTTTCGGCTGCGTGTTCACTGGTGATGATGTGCAGTTTACCCGCATTGAGCAAAAGTCTGAAAGCGACATTGCCTTTATTCGCCGCCTTGCCAAAGAACATGGCCACGCATTGAAGCTGGCAGACGGCAAAGTAATTTTGATGGACGAAGCCAAGCAAGACAAAAAACCAAGCGCGGGAACCATAAACAAAAACATGGTGCTCTCTGTTGAGATTACGGACAAAAGTACAGACATCTATTCAGCCTGCGAGATTCAATACCATGACGCTGCCACGAACGAGACGCGCAAATACGTATGTAAACCGGAAGGCGTTCCCACCTCTGGCCAGACTCTCAAAATCAAAACGCGAGTTGAATCACTGGACGCCGCCCGCAAAAAAGCAACCGCAGCTTTACGCAGGAAAAACAAGTTTGAAACAAGCGGCACCATCTCTTGTATGGGCAACCCGCATTTTATTGCAGGCTCTGTCTGCACGCTAGGTGGTTTCGGAGTTTTGAACGGCTTGTACGCTATTGAGAAATCCACGCATACAACGGGTGAAGGTGGCTATACCGTGTCTCTCTCTATCCGCAGGACGGTGAATTACTAA
- a CDS encoding phage tail protein, giving the protein MTSLLKTISNELFANGRAAEGIPKVAREIAEHAGTTLEHEGLTLVTRQMEREHSALTRDLYEATGNATAGGTPDQVANGFLHGRFVKIPVDGWSVANDNGLRSKLVDTALDGMKDKKPVPQITESMQQVHTETVAMPAPQVAPVTTQPVPTSQSMTTSQAVPPQSPIGSFGTIAFQVSRENTITPEKFNVSRPARFAEHTILHAAPKGQHLGIGLRDISITIKLMHPFCKKPAARIAELEAMQESEQAYPLVLGGRNYGNYALLNLDVTVNKFGYGGAIQSAEVQLKLKEYF; this is encoded by the coding sequence ATGACTAGCTTGCTGAAAACTATCAGTAACGAACTGTTTGCAAATGGGCGCGCCGCAGAAGGCATTCCTAAAGTTGCACGAGAGATTGCAGAACATGCAGGGACTACGCTTGAGCACGAAGGGCTTACACTTGTTACGCGCCAGATGGAACGCGAGCATTCTGCCCTTACGCGTGATCTTTACGAAGCAACAGGAAATGCTACAGCCGGCGGAACACCTGACCAAGTTGCCAACGGCTTTTTGCATGGACGGTTCGTAAAAATTCCCGTGGATGGCTGGAGCGTAGCAAACGACAATGGACTCCGTTCCAAGCTTGTAGATACCGCACTGGATGGCATGAAGGACAAGAAACCCGTGCCGCAGATTACTGAGAGTATGCAACAGGTACACACAGAAACCGTTGCTATGCCAGCGCCACAGGTTGCGCCTGTAACAACGCAGCCCGTGCCTACGTCGCAAAGCATGACAACTTCACAGGCCGTACCGCCGCAGAGTCCTATAGGATCTTTCGGGACAATCGCATTTCAGGTTTCACGCGAGAACACCATCACGCCGGAAAAGTTTAACGTGTCACGTCCTGCCCGTTTTGCAGAACACACCATTCTGCACGCTGCGCCCAAAGGCCAGCATCTTGGCATTGGCCTGCGTGACATTTCAATCACTATCAAGTTGATGCATCCATTCTGCAAAAAGCCAGCTGCACGCATAGCAGAGCTGGAAGCCATGCAGGAAAGCGAACAGGCGTACCCACTAGTATTAGGCGGACGCAACTACGGCAATTACGCCCTGTTAAATCTTGATGTGACCGTGAACAAGTTTGGATACGGCGGCGCGATTCAGTCCGCAGAAGTTCAACTGAAGCTGAAGGAATATTTTTAA
- a CDS encoding phage major tail tube protein, with product MSKQPEKIISFDVYSGSELFMGVADAELPSIEFMSETLSGAGIAGELDSPTIGHTSNMSVKIKFRTATKHALELSAPKRHELTFRASTQARALSNGAALTTFPQKVMVAGTPKSVGLGKYESGKMQDVPVELACDYLKMWLDNKPVVEIDKFNMIHKVGETDYLQQVRKDLGREG from the coding sequence ATGAGTAAGCAACCAGAAAAGATTATCTCGTTTGATGTGTACTCCGGTTCCGAACTCTTTATGGGCGTTGCAGATGCAGAGCTGCCTAGTATTGAGTTTATGTCTGAAACGCTTTCCGGTGCCGGTATCGCCGGTGAACTGGATTCGCCAACGATCGGACACACCAGCAACATGAGCGTGAAAATTAAGTTTCGCACTGCAACAAAGCATGCGTTGGAACTTAGTGCGCCGAAACGACATGAGCTTACCTTCCGCGCGTCTACTCAAGCACGCGCTCTCTCCAATGGTGCAGCGCTGACCACCTTCCCGCAAAAGGTAATGGTGGCAGGTACGCCAAAATCTGTAGGGCTTGGCAAATATGAGTCCGGAAAAATGCAGGACGTACCTGTGGAATTGGCCTGCGATTATCTGAAGATGTGGCTCGATAACAAGCCGGTTGTAGAGATCGACAAGTTTAACATGATCCACAAGGTAGGCGAAACAGACTACTTGCAGCAGGTTCGCAAAGATCTTGGCCGCGAAGGTTAA
- a CDS encoding phage baseplate assembly protein V, with protein sequence MQDYTHDIGALAAVLGNLFQIGKVTSVSDAAGTCRVVMPDADNMESFDLRVLQAKTHKDKQYIMPDVGEMVLCAFLPSGNEQGFVLGAYYSETDPVPVTTRDKWHARFKDGATIEYDRNTHVLSAVIPGDANIKTTGNISAIADGTITGTSKKSITLNAPIITLNGKTFINGALSQGGGSNGGDASFKGKLHTTDDISTDADVVANVSLNGHKHTCPHGGDTGAPHD encoded by the coding sequence ATGCAAGACTACACCCACGACATTGGCGCACTGGCTGCGGTGCTTGGTAACTTATTTCAGATCGGCAAGGTGACGTCCGTTAGCGATGCAGCCGGAACCTGCCGCGTTGTGATGCCGGATGCAGACAATATGGAAAGTTTTGATCTGCGTGTGCTGCAAGCCAAGACGCACAAGGACAAGCAATACATTATGCCGGATGTAGGTGAAATGGTGCTGTGTGCCTTTCTTCCGTCCGGTAACGAGCAAGGCTTTGTGCTGGGTGCCTACTATTCTGAAACAGACCCCGTGCCTGTTACTACTCGCGACAAGTGGCATGCACGATTTAAAGACGGTGCAACCATTGAGTACGACCGAAATACGCACGTTCTTTCCGCAGTTATCCCCGGTGATGCCAACATAAAAACAACCGGCAACATTTCCGCAATAGCTGACGGAACGATTACCGGAACTTCTAAGAAGTCTATTACGCTCAATGCTCCGATTATTACGCTTAACGGCAAGACCTTTATCAACGGCGCACTCTCTCAAGGTGGCGGCTCCAATGGGGGCGATGCTTCATTTAAAGGAAAGCTGCACACCACAGACGATATTTCAACCGATGCTGATGTAGTGGCAAACGTGTCACTCAACGGCCACAAGCACACATGCCCGCATGGTGGCGATACAGGAGCACCGCATGACTAG